A segment of the Opitutia bacterium genome:
CCGATGGCGCCTACGACGGCAAGCCGCGCGCCGGTGGCTCGCGCATCTCGCCCGTCAACCAAGGCGAACCCATCAACAAATCCGAGATGATGACGCGCCGCCTCAATGCGAAACTCCCGATGACGCTCTTCACCATCGATCTCGCGAGCGGCAAGCTCACGAAGCTCCTCGAGCACGACACCAACTGGCTCAACCACCTCCAGTTCTCCCCGACCGACCCCACGCTGCTCCTCTATTGCCACGAAGGTCACTGGCAGCTCGTCGACCGCATCTGGACCATCCGCACCGACGGCTCGCAAAAACAGCTGATTCACCGCCGCACCATGCAGATGGAAATCGCCGGCCACGAATGGTGGGGCGCGGACGGCCAGACGATCTACTACCAACTCCATTTTCCGCGCGGCGGCCGCACTTCGTTCATCGCCAGCTACAACGTCGCAACCCACGAGCGCACGTGGCTCCAATACAACGCCGCCGACCAGTCCTCCATCCACGACAACTCCTCGCCTGACCAAAAACTTTTCTGCGGCGACGGCGACAACCAATCGCCCTGGATTTTCCTCTTCCGCCCGAAGTTCGTGAACGATCGCGGCACGATCGGCGAAAACCTCATCCGCGGCGGCTACGTCGAGTCCGAGAAACTCGTCGACATGTCGAAGCACAACTACCGCCTCGAGCCGAACCCGATGTTCACGCCGGACCAGAAGTTCATCATCTTTCGCTCGAACATCCTCGGCCCCGACTACGTCTTCGCCGTCGAGATTGCGCGCGCCGCCGGCAAGTGATCCTCGGACAATCGAGCGCGCACAGCGCCGCGCGCTGCAGGGCGCGACCACTGGGCGCGCCGCGAACACGTTATCGGCGCCAGATGGCGGCGCGCCGTCTGCACGCCATTCTCCTCGACCGTTTCGCGCGCTTGGCCCAGCTTCTTGCGACACATTTCTCCCATGAGCTGGCACTACGCTGAAGGCAAAGAGCAACGCGGCCCGTTCTCCGATCAGGAGATTCGCGATTTCATCGCCACCGGCCGGGTCACGCGCGCGACGCTCGTCTGGCGCAAAGGCATGTCCACGTGGCAACCCGCCCAGGACACGGAGCTGTTCGGCGCTCCGCCGCTGACATCCGGCGCGACTGCCGCGACCGAACAACATCGCTGCATCATCACCGGCAAGCTCTACCCCGCTTCGCAGATCATCCAAACGCCCGACGGCCCGGTGTCGCACGAAGGCAAGGACATCTACTACCAATCGCGTCGCGAAGGCGTGCCGGTGCCCGTCGCCGACGGCGTCAGCAACGCCCGCGCCGACGGCAAATACGTCGTCGTGCCGGTCGCGAGCCCTAAGCTACCCCTGCGCTGCGTGAAGACCAACGCGCCGGTCACGTCCGACGAATCCAAGCACAAGACGCTCTTTTGGTATCCGCCGCTCCTCGCGCTCACGATCCTGCTGAACCTGCTGATCTTCCTCGTCCTCTACCTGATCTTCCGGAAGAAAATCGTCATCGACATCCCGATCAGTGCCGCCGGCCGCAAGATCGTGCGCAAACACGCCTTCATCGCGTGGGGCGCGGTGCTGCTGGCGGTTGTCTGCCTCGTCACGGCTGCAGTCGAGCCATCGCTCGTCGCGCTTCTGCTCCTCGCCTTCTTGCTCTTCGTCGGTGGTCTGATCTACGGCGCCTTGAAGGCCAACCTCCTCCGCGCCGCGAAGCTCCGCAACGGCGAGGTCTGGCTCGCAGGTGCCTCGCGCGAATTCCTCGATTCGCTGCCGCCCTACTCCTGAGCCGCGCCCCGGCTCACTCCAAGGGCTTCAAAATGCCTTGTCATCGCGAGGCCCGCAAAGCGGGCCGTGGCGATCCGCTTGGATGTGATGCTGTCGCTTCGCTCGGTAGCTCCGTCGTCCCGCTCGGCGTGCCTCCTCGCCATGACCATTTGAAGACGTGCCCTAGCCCGCGCAACTCAGGCCGAGCGTTGGCCAACTGATGCGGCGCGACTTCGCGCCAACGGCGTAAGGTGCTTGTTCGATGGTCCGCCATCGCGGGCCGCACCTCACTCCGTTGGCCCCATGAAGACCAGTCGCCGCGACTTCCTCAAAACTGGCCTGGCGCTCGCCGCGACCGTTTCCGCCGGTCGTTTCACCCGCGCCCTCGCCGCCGACGCCCCCGCCGCGCCGCGCACGATTCTCGCCGCCGTCCGCGACGGCTCGCGCACCGCCATGCTCGACCGCGCCCTCGCCGAACTCGGCGGCCTCGGCCAGTTCGTGCACCCCGGCCAGACCGTTTTGATCAAGCCCAACATCGGCTGGGACGTCGCGCCCGACCTCGGCGCCAACACCCATCCCGAACTCGTCGGCCACCTGGTGAAACTCTGCCGCGACGCCGGCGCGAAATCCGTCAGCGTCTTCGACCACACGTGCGACCAGTGGCAACGCTGCTACGCCAACAGCGGCATCGAGCCGGCCGTGCGCGAAGCCGGCGGCATCGTCGTCACCGGCGACGACCACGCCCTCTACCGCACGGTCGAGATTCCGCGCGGCGTGAAGCTGAAGTCCGCCGAGGTGCACCAACTCGTCCTCGACAGCGAAGTGTTCATCAACGTCCCCGTCCTCAAACATCACAGCGGCTCGCTCATGACCGGCGCGGCGAAGAACCTCATGGGCGTCGTGTGGGACCGCCGCTTCTACCACCGCAACGACCTGCACCAGTGCATCGCGGATTTCCTCACGTTCCGAAAACCAGACCTCAACATCGTCGACGCTTACCACCCGATGGTCCGCAACGGCCCGCGCGGCCGCGCCGCGGATGACGTCGTCGAACTCCGCAGCCTGCTCGCCTCGACCGACATCGTTGCCGTCGACACCGCCGCCGCGCGCCTGCTCAGCCAGAATCCCGCGGACATCCGGCACATCGGCCTCGCCGCCGCGCACGGCGTCGGCACGTCGAATCTCGACTCGCTCGACATTCGCCGCGTCAAGCTCGCCTGAGCCGTGCGTCGCTGGCTGAAACCGCTCCGCGTCGCCATCGCGCTCGTCTTCCTCGGCGTCCTCACCGCCGCGTTCCTGGATTTTCGCGGCCTCGTGCCGGCGCGCCTCGCGCACGCATTCGCCGCCGTCCAGATCGGACCCGCCGCACTCGCCGCGACAGCGGGCGCGGTGCTCGGCGGCGTGGCCCTCGCAGTGATCCTCGTCGTCACGCTGCTCTTCGGACGGGTGTATTGCTCGGTCATCTGCCCGCTCGGAATTCTTCAGGACGTGATCGCGCGCCTGCGCCACCGGCGCTCGCGCGTGCTCCGCTTCAGCGCCGGGAACAAACTTCTCCGTTACGGCGTTCTCGCTGGCGCGCTTCTGGCCGTCGGCCTCGGCGCGACCGGCGCCGCCTTCACGTTGCTCGATCCCTACAGCCACTTCGGCCGCATCGTCGCCACCCTCGGCCGCTCCGCTCTGGTCTTCGGCAACAACGCACTCGTTCCCGTCGCGCAGGCGCTCGGCGGGCAGGCCATCTATCGCGTGCCGCCGCCCGCTCCTTCGCTGGGCCTCGTGCTGTTCGCGCTCGGCGCGGCGATCACCGTCACGGCACTGGCTCTCTGGCGCAGCCGGATTTACTGCAACACGGTTTGTCCGGTCGGCACGGCGCTCGGGCTCCTCTCGCGCGCGAGCGCGTTTCGCCTGACGATCGACCAAACCGCCTGCACGAAGTGCACCGACTGCCTGCGCGCATGCAAAGCGCAGTGCATCGACCTCCGCACCGGCGACATCGACGCCTCACGCTGCGTCTCGTGCGCAAACTGCCTCGGCGCCTGCCAGCACGGCGGCATCGCGTATCGCTTCGCGTGGCGCCGCACGCCGCGTGCGCCGGACTCACAGCGGCGCGCCTTCGTCGCCAGCGCGCTGCTTTTGCCGCCGCTGGCCGCACTCCCAAGCGCCGCGCCCAAACCGCGCCGCGCTCCTGTCGCGCCACCGGGCGCGCAAAACGTCGATCGCCTGCTCGACCGCTGCACGGGTTGCCAACTCTGCGTGACGGCCTGCCCCACGCAGGTGCTGCAACCGTCGGTGTTCGACTACGGCTGGTTCGGATTCGCCAAGCCCCACCTCGATTTCGGGCGCGCCTTCTGCAACTTCGACTGCCTTCGCTGCGGCGAAGTCTGTCCCACCGGCGCAATCACACCGCTGGCGCTCGCCGACAAGCGCCTGACGAGCGTCGGCACCGCGAAGTTCGAACGCTCGCGCTGCATCGTCGAGACCGACGGCACCGATTGCGCCGCCTGCTCGGAACACTGCCCGACCAAGGCGGTGAACACCGTGCCGTTTCGCGACAATCTCCGCCTCCCGGAGGTGAAGGAGGATCTTTGTATCGGCTGCGGCGCCTGCGAATTCGCGTGTCCCGTGCGTCCGCAACGAGCGATCACTGTCACCGCTCGCGCGACTCACACCCGTGCCGCAAAGGCGGTCGAGGCCAAGCCCCAGCTACCGAAGCCCGTCGGAGATTTCCCGTTCTGACGCTCCGCTGCCGGCCCGGCAAAGCGGCCTTGTCGTTCTCCGCTGCGGGGATTTCTCTGCCTGCATGTTGCGCGTCGTCTCCCTCGCCCTGCTTCTCGCCACCATGCTCTCCGCGTCCGAACACCCCGTGATTTCCCTCTGGCCCGAAGGCATCCCCGGCGCCAAGCCGCACGAAAAACCCTTCGTCGTCGACGCCACCGGCCGCGTCTCCGCCATCCACGAGCCCACGCTGGCCGTCTGGCCCGCCGCGCCCGACAAAGCCAACGGCACCGCAGTCGTCATCTGCCCCGGCGGCGGCTATTCCGTCCTCTCCGAACAACGCGAAGGCGTCCGCTATGCGCAGTGGCTCAACGAACTCGGTGTCACCTGCTTCATCGTGCGCTCGCGCCTCAAGGAATACGGACATCCGGCGCCGTTGCGCGACGTGTTGCGCGCGCTGCGCATCGTCCGCTCGCGCGCCGCGGAGTTCGGCGTCGATCCGCACCGCATCGGCATCATCGGCTCCTCCGCCGGTGGCCACCTCGCATCGAGCGCCGCCACGCTCTACGATCACGCCGACGGCAAAACCGGCGCTGCGCTCGACGCCGTGAGCGCGCGACCGGATTTCGCCCTGTTGCTCTACCCGGTCATCCTGATGGAAGGCCCGCACACCCACGCCGGCTCACGCGACAATCTCATCGGGGCCCACGCGGCGCCGGAGTTGGTCGCACTCCTGTCGACCGACCGGCAGGTCACCAAGGACACGCCGCCGACATTTCTCATTCACGCGGAGGACGACAAGTCGGTGCCGGTCGAGAACACGCTCTCGTTCTACGCCGCGCTCCGCCGCGCCGGCGTGCCGGCCGAGATTCACCTCTACGAGAAAGGCGGCCACGGCTTCGCGATGGAGGCCACGCATCCGCCGACCGCTCAATGGCCGCAGCGCGCGGAGACTTGGCTGCGCAGCCACGGCTGGGTGAAATGATCTCAGCTGCGCCGCGCGCAGGACGGACTCAGTAACGAATGCCTGTGATCTCGAGTTCCGTCGCGCCCGTCGGAAACTTGAACGGCACCTTCTGTCCGAGACGCGCGTTGAGCAGCGCTCGCGCGATGGGCGAAAGCCAGCTGACGGCGTCGGCGGAGAGATCGGTCTCGTCCACGCCCACGATGTGATAGGTCGACACGGCGCCATTGGCGTCGCGCACCGTGACGACCGCGCCGAAGCGCACGACGTCGTGCGGAGTCGGCGGCGGCACGGCGATTTCGGCAGTCGCCAGGCTTTGTTGCAGATAAGCGATGCGTTCCTCGGCGCGCTGCAGCTCCTCTTTCGCATCGGCGCCGCGCCCGCCTTCGTCGGCGGATTCCGCAATGAGACGCGGCGCGCGGTCCGTGAGCTCCTTCAGCTCACTCCGCAACCGCTCCGCCCCGGCGGCGGTGAGATAATTGCGCGCTCCCGGCGGCAGCGGCGAAATCCGGCGCGGAATAACGACGTCGCGCGCGTCGTCCTCACGAGTGAAAGCTCGGCTCATGAGGATAACGTAACGCACCGAGAGGCCGTTGGCAATGGGTGCGAGGCCTGCCCGCTGCAACCAATGCGTAGTCCGCGCGCCCGGCACGGTGTATAGTTGCGGCGAACAAAAAAGCGACCGCGCGTGCATTACTGGCGCGAGGTCCCCTACTCCCTCAACCCCCATGAAAGCGGCCCTGATCGCGGTTGGAATTGCGGCGCTCGCCGGACTGGCCTTCTCCCTCGCAGGCCAGCCACTCGACGCTGCCGACTACGTGGTCGTGTTGCTCGTCGTCACGCTCATCGCGTGGACTTACGAGCAATACAATCACGATCCTACCGAGGAGAAGTAAACCATCCGCCTCCGTTTCGTGGCGTCACCGCTGCGCTCGCCGCGGGGCGTGTGGGTTGTTGTTCCTCTGCTAACCGAAGAGCCACCACGCTGCGACCGCCTCGTGGCTCGCCACGATCAGCCAGAACATCAGTTGGTAACTCAACTTCGCGTTCTTGTGCCGCAGGAGCTGCTGCGCCACGAGCCCGCCCGGCCATCCTCCCCGCGCGTCGATCGCGAGCAACTGTGCCTCGGGCAACCGCCCGCCCGCGCGCGTGGCGCGGCGCTTGTCGAACGCGTAGAAGGAAAACGACAACACCGACAGCGCGGCAGGAGCCAGCAGCCACTCGGGGCCCACGCGTTGCAGCCACGGCCAAAGCGCCACACCGGGCAGGATCAACAGGGCGATGAGCGCGAACAACACGCCCGCGCCGCGATCCGTCGCGCGAGTCGTCATCGCGAAGCCGCAGGCCTCAGCCACAACGTCGGGTAGCGCACGGGAAAATTCCGCCGCACTTCCTCGACGGTCGAATCCGCAGGCAGGCGTTGCCAAAGCGCCAGCCACTCCGCGTCCCCGCCCGCCAGCGCGCCGAAGAGCAGCGCGGGCTGCCGGATCGGCCAATCGTTCCAATACATCACGTCCGGCGGCTTCGGCCAACGCGACTTGTCGGCGAGGAACGGCGCCAGCCAGCCGACGGCGCGCAGCATCCCGCGCCCGTCGGGCAACGTCGCGCTCATGAGATTCTCCTCGGGGGTGGACAGCACGACCGCCGTGGCGGCCATGACATCGAGATTGAAGATCGCGTAGCCGTAGGGCTTCGTGCGCGCGAGTTCGCGCGGGAAGCTCCCGTCGGACGCCATCTGCGTGAGCAGGTCGCGACGGAAACGTTCGCGGCACTCGGTCAACACCGCCGCATCGCGCGTCAGGCGCGCGAAACATGCCGCCTGCAACACCCAACACGTGCCGTGATTGTTCTCCTGCTTCGCCTCCTCGATTCCGTAGGGATGCGTGCGCATCCAGTGCAGATAGTCGCGAAACCACTGCGTGAGCGCCGCGTCATCGTCAGGCGTCAGCGCCGCCGAATCACGCAACGCCTCGATCGCCAG
Coding sequences within it:
- a CDS encoding DUF4339 domain-containing protein, whose amino-acid sequence is MSWHYAEGKEQRGPFSDQEIRDFIATGRVTRATLVWRKGMSTWQPAQDTELFGAPPLTSGATAATEQHRCIITGKLYPASQIIQTPDGPVSHEGKDIYYQSRREGVPVPVADGVSNARADGKYVVVPVASPKLPLRCVKTNAPVTSDESKHKTLFWYPPLLALTILLNLLIFLVLYLIFRKKIVIDIPISAAGRKIVRKHAFIAWGAVLLAVVCLVTAAVEPSLVALLLLAFLLFVGGLIYGALKANLLRAAKLRNGEVWLAGASREFLDSLPPYS
- a CDS encoding PD40 domain-containing protein, which encodes MPHLFRARSWAFAFTLLLGSRLAAAENTGAEPPREWIDPATGHRVIRLTDEPGSNSFYFNYNAFSPDGRWMVYTTPKGGISALELATRRTKKLVDGPARTIVVSRRTSTLFYSRPPAADQPGSVWKCDLDTGESRKLVDLPPRATVVAINADDTLGAGTYIEGDADADGAYDGKPRAGGSRISPVNQGEPINKSEMMTRRLNAKLPMTLFTIDLASGKLTKLLEHDTNWLNHLQFSPTDPTLLLYCHEGHWQLVDRIWTIRTDGSQKQLIHRRTMQMEIAGHEWWGADGQTIYYQLHFPRGGRTSFIASYNVATHERTWLQYNAADQSSIHDNSSPDQKLFCGDGDNQSPWIFLFRPKFVNDRGTIGENLIRGGYVESEKLVDMSKHNYRLEPNPMFTPDQKFIIFRSNILGPDYVFAVEIARAAGK
- a CDS encoding alpha/beta hydrolase; translation: MLRVVSLALLLATMLSASEHPVISLWPEGIPGAKPHEKPFVVDATGRVSAIHEPTLAVWPAAPDKANGTAVVICPGGGYSVLSEQREGVRYAQWLNELGVTCFIVRSRLKEYGHPAPLRDVLRALRIVRSRAAEFGVDPHRIGIIGSSAGGHLASSAATLYDHADGKTGAALDAVSARPDFALLLYPVILMEGPHTHAGSRDNLIGAHAAPELVALLSTDRQVTKDTPPTFLIHAEDDKSVPVENTLSFYAALRRAGVPAEIHLYEKGGHGFAMEATHPPTAQWPQRAETWLRSHGWVK
- a CDS encoding GreA/GreB family elongation factor; translated protein: MSRAFTREDDARDVVIPRRISPLPPGARNYLTAAGAERLRSELKELTDRAPRLIAESADEGGRGADAKEELQRAEERIAYLQQSLATAEIAVPPPTPHDVVRFGAVVTVRDANGAVSTYHIVGVDETDLSADAVSWLSPIARALLNARLGQKVPFKFPTGATELEITGIRY
- a CDS encoding alginate lyase family protein, which translates into the protein MLFLALLTATVTDFDLRAAERARAMQAAEVSLAHEPRTLTSVRNPRSAGGAHDFSSEGDYWWPDPQKPGGPYVRRDGLTNPDNFVAHRNLMFGFARDVGALAAAWDLTHEARFAAAAVRHLRTWFVDPATRMNPNLLYAQAIQGVATGRGIGIIDTVHLAEVALAIEALRDSAALTPDDDAALTQWFRDYLHWMRTHPYGIEEAKQENNHGTCWVLQAACFARLTRDAAVLTECRERFRRDLLTQMASDGSFPRELARTKPYGYAIFNLDVMAATAVVLSTPEENLMSATLPDGRGMLRAVGWLAPFLADKSRWPKPPDVMYWNDWPIRQPALLFGALAGGDAEWLALWQRLPADSTVEEVRRNFPVRYPTLWLRPAASR
- a CDS encoding 4Fe-4S binding protein — its product is MRRWLKPLRVAIALVFLGVLTAAFLDFRGLVPARLAHAFAAVQIGPAALAATAGAVLGGVALAVILVVTLLFGRVYCSVICPLGILQDVIARLRHRRSRVLRFSAGNKLLRYGVLAGALLAVGLGATGAAFTLLDPYSHFGRIVATLGRSALVFGNNALVPVAQALGGQAIYRVPPPAPSLGLVLFALGAAITVTALALWRSRIYCNTVCPVGTALGLLSRASAFRLTIDQTACTKCTDCLRACKAQCIDLRTGDIDASRCVSCANCLGACQHGGIAYRFAWRRTPRAPDSQRRAFVASALLLPPLAALPSAAPKPRRAPVAPPGAQNVDRLLDRCTGCQLCVTACPTQVLQPSVFDYGWFGFAKPHLDFGRAFCNFDCLRCGEVCPTGAITPLALADKRLTSVGTAKFERSRCIVETDGTDCAACSEHCPTKAVNTVPFRDNLRLPEVKEDLCIGCGACEFACPVRPQRAITVTARATHTRAAKAVEAKPQLPKPVGDFPF
- a CDS encoding DUF1294 domain-containing protein is translated as MTTRATDRGAGVLFALIALLILPGVALWPWLQRVGPEWLLAPAALSVLSFSFYAFDKRRATRAGGRLPEAQLLAIDARGGWPGGLVAQQLLRHKNAKLSYQLMFWLIVASHEAVAAWWLFG
- a CDS encoding DUF362 domain-containing protein, which encodes MKTSRRDFLKTGLALAATVSAGRFTRALAADAPAAPRTILAAVRDGSRTAMLDRALAELGGLGQFVHPGQTVLIKPNIGWDVAPDLGANTHPELVGHLVKLCRDAGAKSVSVFDHTCDQWQRCYANSGIEPAVREAGGIVVTGDDHALYRTVEIPRGVKLKSAEVHQLVLDSEVFINVPVLKHHSGSLMTGAAKNLMGVVWDRRFYHRNDLHQCIADFLTFRKPDLNIVDAYHPMVRNGPRGRAADDVVELRSLLASTDIVAVDTAAARLLSQNPADIRHIGLAAAHGVGTSNLDSLDIRRVKLA